CACTGGAGGCCCGAACCCACGCACGTTGAAAAGTGCGGGGATGAGGTGGGGGTAGCGGAGAAATTCCAATCGAACTCGGAGATAGCTGGTTCTCCCCGAAATAGCTTTAGGGCTAGCCTCGGAAAACAGAGTCGTGGAGGTAGAGCACTGATTGGGTGCGGGGCCCGCAAGGGTTACCAAGCTCAGTCAAACTCCGAATGCCATAGACTTACTTCCGGGAGTCAGACAGTGAGTGCTAAGATCCATTGTCAAAAGGGAAACAGCCCAGACCATCAGCTAAGGTCCCCAAGTGTGTGTTAAGTGGGAAAGGATGTGGAGTTGCACAGACAACCAGGATGTTGGCTTAGAAGCAGCCACCATTGAAAGAGTGCGTAATAGCTCACTGGTCGAGTGACTCTGCGCCGAAAATGTAACGGGGCTAAACACACCACCGAAGCTATGGCTTGATGCTTTGCATCAGGGGTAGGGGAGCGTTGTATAAGGGTTGAAGGTGTACCGTAAGGAGCGCTGGACATTATACAAGTGAGAATGCCGGTATGAGTAACGAAAAGATCAGTGAGAATCTGATCCGCCGAAAGCCTAAGGGTTCCTGAGGAAGGCTCGTCCGCTCAGGGTAAGTCGGGACCTAAGGCGAGGCCGAAAGGCGTAGTCGAAGGACAACAGGTCGAAATTCCTGTACCACCGTAAGCCGTTATGAGCAATGGGGGGACGCAGTAGGGTAGTGACGCGGACTGATGGATGTCCGTCTAAGCAGTGAGGCTGATGTGTAGGCAAATCCGCACATCGTAAGGCTGAGCTGTGATGGGGAGCGAAAATTGTAGTAGCGAAGGTCATGATCTCACACTGCCAAGAAAAGCCTCTAGCCAGGTGAAGGTGCCCGTACCGCAAACCGACACAGGTAGGCGAGAAGAGTATTCTAAGGCGCGCGGAAGAACTCTCGTTAAGGAACTCGGCAAAATGACCCCGTAACTTCGGGAGAAGGGGTGCCCCGGTAGTGTGAATAGCACGAGGGGGCCGCAGTGAAAAGGCCCAAGCGACTGTTTAGCAAAAACACAGGTCTGTGCGAAGCCGTAAGGCGAAGTATACGGGCTGACGCCTGCCCGGTGCTGGAAGGTTAAGGGGAGTGGTTAGGAGCAATCCGAAGCTGTGAACCGAAGCCCCAGTAAACGGCGGCCGTAACTATAACGGTCCTAAGGTAGCGAAATTCCTTGTCAGGTAAATTCTGACCCGCACGAATGGCGTAACGACTTGGGCGCTGTCTCAACGAGAGATCCGGTGAAATTTTAATACCTGTGAAGATGCAGGTTACCCGCGACAAGACGGAAAGACCCCATGGAGCTTTACTGCAGCTTGATATTGAATTTGGGTACGATCTGTACAGGATAGGTGGGAGCCTTTGAAGCAGGAGCGCAAGCTTCTGTGGAGGCAACGTTGGGATACCACCCTGATCGTATCTAGGTTCTAACCTGGTACCGTAATCCGGTGCGGGGACAGTGTCAGGTGGGCAGTTTGACTGGGGCGGTCGCCTCCTAAAGAGTAACGGAGGCGCCCAAAGGTTCCCTCAGAATGGTTGGAAATCATTCGAAGAGTGCAAAGGCATAAGGGAGCTTGACTGCGAGACCTACAAGTCGAGCAGGGACGAAAGTCGGGCTTAGTGATCCGGTGGTACCGCATGGAAGGGCCATCGCTCAACGGATAAAAGCTACCCTGGGGATAACAGGCTTATCTCCCCCAAGAGTCCACATCGACGGGGAGGTTTGGCACCTCGATGTCGGCTCATCGCATCCTGGGGCTGAAGTAGGTCCCAAGGGTTGGGCTGTTCGCCCATTAAAGCGGTACGCGAGCTGGGTTCAGAACGTCGTGAGACAGTTCGGTCCCTATCTGTCGTGGGCGTAGGAAATTTGAGAGGAGCTGTCCTTAGTACGAGAGGACCGGGATGGACGTACCGCTGGTGTACCAGTTGTTCCGCCAGGAGCACCGCTGGGTAGCTATGTACGGACGGGATAAACGCTGAAAGCATCTAAGCGTGAAGCCCCCCTCAAGATGAGATTTCCCAGTATGTAAGACCCCTTGAAGACGACGAGGTAGATAGGCTGGGGGTGGAAGTGCAGCAATGCATGGAGCTGACCAGTACTAATCGGTCGAGGGCTTATCCAATTTGCAAGTGATAGTTCGCATGTTTCGTTTCGAATCTAGTTTTCAGAGAATGATCTCTGAAATGAAAATTGGTACATCACAGAACGTGTGTATGATTTTCAGTTCCATATCTGATTTCAAGAAGCTTTGCTTCGACAAATCGCGTTTGGTGGCGATGGCGGAGGGGTTCCACACGTACCCATCCCGAACACGACCGTTAAGCCCTCTAGCGCCGATGGTACTTGGACCGCAGGGTCCTGGGAGAGTAGGACGCCGCCAAGCAATCTAAAGACACACTTGATGATATCGAGTGTGTCTTTTTTGTTTTTAGTTTACACCGGGAAACAACTAACTTTACAGATCAGAGTGCACCAGGATCTACACTGTATGATTAGACTGACTATTGATTAAAGCTGCTATATGTATTTTCATCTGTTTGAATTCCGGACCCTCATGGCTTCCTTCAGCAACCTTTCAGTTGAATTTAACGTATGTTTCAGTGGGATGGGGTATAGTGAAGCCATGTAAAGAGGAGGAGAACCATAATGAATATATCTTCTGCAGCCAGCTCCACAACATCTTACATATCGACATCTTCGAGTTCGGACAATTCAAGTAGTTTAGAGAAACAAAAGACGAAGCTTGAGGCTCAACTGGAGAAAGTCCAGTCCAGCAAGGACGATGAAAGGACTAAGGAGACAAAGACCAAACAGCTTGAACAGCAGATCAAGCAGATTGAGGCGCAGATTGCACAGCAAAGCTCTCAAGGAGCCGGTACAGCTGTTGCTAAGGAGACGCCAACTGCCCAACCTTCAACCAATGGAAAGGGCGTAGCTACCCCTAAGGAAATTGCGAACGCAACGACAGACAGCAATGGCCGATTCGATATACGTATCTAACTGCTAACATCTAGTATAGGACAAAACATAACAAAGCTCTGCCC
The window above is part of the Paenibacillus sp. 1781tsa1 genome. Proteins encoded here:
- a CDS encoding FlxA-like family protein, encoding MNISSAASSTTSYISTSSSSDNSSSLEKQKTKLEAQLEKVQSSKDDERTKETKTKQLEQQIKQIEAQIAQQSSQGAGTAVAKETPTAQPSTNGKGVATPKEIANATTDSNGRFDIRI